One Psychrosphaera aestuarii DNA window includes the following coding sequences:
- the lgt gene encoding prolipoprotein diacylglyceryl transferase, with product MVDPIIFPQIDPIIFSIGPLAVRWYGLMYLVGLGFAYFLGMKAVKSGRSPFTEQQLSDLLFYGFMGAVLGGRLGYVFFYQFERFIEDPSYLFMIHQGGMSFHGGLLGVVAVLFIFSRVTKLSFLQIGDFVAPLVPIGLGAGRLGNFLNAELWGRTTDVPWGIVFPNAGPLPRHPSQLYEFFLEGFVLFFVVYWYSKKPRAVGSASGLFLMGYGSFRFIVEYFRQPDDHLGLLTLGMSMGQWLSLPMALAGLALMVWSIKTNPKADNGKLVTP from the coding sequence TTGGTAGATCCAATTATATTTCCACAAATAGACCCAATCATTTTTTCTATTGGGCCGCTTGCTGTTCGATGGTATGGCTTAATGTACTTAGTAGGGCTTGGCTTTGCTTATTTTTTAGGGATGAAAGCAGTCAAGAGTGGACGTTCACCTTTTACAGAGCAACAACTCAGTGATTTATTATTTTATGGTTTCATGGGTGCCGTGTTAGGCGGTCGATTGGGTTACGTATTCTTTTATCAATTTGAGCGATTCATAGAAGACCCATCTTATCTCTTTATGATCCATCAAGGCGGCATGTCTTTTCATGGCGGTTTGCTTGGTGTCGTGGCGGTATTGTTTATATTTAGCCGTGTTACGAAACTATCTTTCTTACAAATAGGTGACTTTGTTGCGCCGCTAGTACCAATTGGTTTGGGTGCAGGCCGACTTGGAAACTTTTTAAATGCTGAGCTTTGGGGACGAACTACTGACGTGCCATGGGGCATTGTTTTTCCAAATGCAGGCCCATTACCACGCCATCCGTCGCAGTTGTATGAATTCTTTTTAGAAGGATTTGTTTTATTTTTTGTGGTTTATTGGTATTCAAAAAAACCAAGAGCCGTTGGGTCAGCAAGTGGTTTGTTCTTGATGGGGTACGGTTCTTTCCGATTTATCGTTGAATACTTTAGACAGCCAGATGATCATTTAGGTTTACTTACATTAGGCATGTCTATGGGACAGTGGTTGTCACTGCCGATGGCATTAGCAGGACTTGCCTTAATGGTGTGGTCAATAAAGACAAACCCCAAAGCCGATAATGGCAAATTAGTTACGCCGTAA
- a CDS encoding DUF2750 domain-containing protein, which translates to MTHSKIDSSRFVEIKSWDQDKRLKYLLTQMLEQQEVWILTDEHGAVMLTTDDEDCIPVWPHEEFAAEWATGDWQGFEAKSISLKDWQAKWTRGLEDDELLVVAFPLPDEDGIVIEPYELEEELEQQKRKSRKR; encoded by the coding sequence ATGACACACAGTAAAATTGACTCAAGCCGATTTGTTGAAATTAAAAGTTGGGACCAAGATAAGCGATTAAAATATTTGTTAACGCAGATGTTAGAACAACAAGAAGTATGGATTTTAACAGACGAGCATGGCGCGGTTATGCTGACCACAGACGATGAAGATTGCATTCCTGTATGGCCTCACGAAGAGTTTGCAGCTGAGTGGGCCACTGGTGATTGGCAAGGCTTTGAAGCTAAATCGATTAGTTTAAAAGATTGGCAGGCTAAATGGACACGAGGCTTGGAAGATGATGAACTGTTAGTTGTCGCTTTTCCATTGCCTGATGAAGATGGCATCGTTATTGAACCGTATGAGCTGGAAGAAGAGTTAGAACAACAGAAACGTAAATCACGTAAGCGATAA
- a CDS encoding sulfite exporter TauE/SafE family protein: MTDLLIFTPLLGIVAGFLSGLLGIGGGIVIIPVLLYLLPQLPQVNDSNVAIISIATSLFTICITAFSSGRSHYKNGNVNWAITKPVVLTVGISAIVASQIAVQLSSAWLTKIFAVLLMVLALLMWRGKHDIADDKYNVSRVKLGFGGILTGTLASMAGLGGGAILVPYMTFIGVHVRQAIATAAIAGVVVAVFGTLGYLWAGWKWTSSADFLGYVHWPTALMIMAFSYFSAPWGVKAGQKLQQAQLKKVFAVFMMLVSIKLLLEVLQVW; the protein is encoded by the coding sequence GTGACAGACCTTCTTATTTTTACACCTCTTTTAGGAATCGTAGCTGGCTTTTTATCTGGCTTGTTAGGTATAGGTGGCGGAATTGTTATCATACCGGTTCTGCTTTATCTATTGCCTCAATTACCTCAGGTTAATGATTCAAATGTTGCCATTATTTCGATTGCGACGTCGCTTTTTACTATTTGTATTACCGCGTTTTCCTCTGGTCGAAGTCATTATAAAAATGGCAACGTCAATTGGGCAATAACTAAACCTGTGGTGTTGACCGTGGGTATATCAGCGATTGTCGCTTCACAAATAGCCGTACAGTTATCATCAGCATGGTTAACCAAAATATTTGCAGTTTTACTTATGGTTCTAGCCTTATTAATGTGGCGCGGTAAACATGATATCGCAGACGACAAGTATAACGTAAGTCGGGTTAAGTTAGGATTTGGAGGCATACTTACTGGTACTTTAGCCTCTATGGCAGGTTTAGGTGGTGGCGCTATTTTAGTTCCCTATATGACTTTTATTGGTGTTCACGTAAGGCAAGCTATTGCAACGGCGGCAATTGCTGGTGTGGTGGTAGCCGTTTTTGGTACGTTAGGGTACTTATGGGCAGGTTGGAAATGGACATCTTCAGCAGACTTTTTAGGTTACGTTCACTGGCCAACGGCATTAATGATTATGGCATTTTCATATTTTTCAGCGCCATGGGGTGTAAAAGCTGGACAAAAATTACAACAAGCACAGCTAAAGAAGGTATTTGCCGTCTTTATGATGTTGGTTTCAATTAAATTATTATTAGAGGTATTGCAGGTTTGGTAG
- a CDS encoding thymidylate synthase: MKQYLDLCRRIVDEGEWVENKRTGKRCLTVINAELNYDVAGNKFPIITTRKSYWKAAIAELLGYLRGYDNAADFRAIGCNTWNANANDNDAWLNNPHRKGEDDMGRVYGVQGRAWAKPDGGFVDQLRKLVDDLSNGIDDRGEILSFYNPGEFHMGCLRPCMHTHTFSLLGDTLHLTSYQRSCDVPLGLNFNQIQVFVLLALIAQITGNKPGKAYHKIVNAHIYEDQLELMRDVQLKREPFESPKLHINPKIKSLEDIETWVTLDDFEVIGYQSHEAIKYPFSV; this comes from the coding sequence ATGAAACAGTATTTAGATTTGTGTCGTCGAATTGTTGATGAAGGTGAGTGGGTAGAGAACAAACGGACAGGAAAGCGTTGCTTAACGGTTATTAATGCTGAGCTAAATTACGACGTAGCCGGCAATAAGTTCCCTATCATCACCACTAGAAAAAGTTACTGGAAAGCAGCAATAGCCGAATTACTGGGCTATTTGCGAGGGTATGATAACGCCGCTGATTTTAGAGCTATTGGCTGTAACACTTGGAACGCCAACGCAAATGACAATGATGCTTGGTTAAACAATCCTCATCGTAAAGGTGAAGATGATATGGGTCGAGTTTATGGCGTTCAGGGTAGAGCATGGGCTAAACCTGATGGTGGTTTTGTTGATCAATTAAGAAAGTTAGTTGATGACTTATCCAATGGCATTGACGATCGCGGCGAAATACTTTCATTTTATAATCCAGGTGAGTTTCATATGGGCTGTTTACGTCCATGTATGCATACTCATACTTTCTCTCTGTTGGGTGACACCTTGCACTTGACTAGTTACCAACGCTCGTGCGATGTGCCACTGGGACTTAACTTTAACCAGATTCAAGTTTTTGTATTGCTAGCACTTATTGCACAAATTACCGGGAACAAACCCGGTAAGGCTTATCATAAAATTGTAAATGCACACATTTATGAAGACCAATTAGAATTGATGAGAGATGTACAACTAAAGCGTGAGCCTTTTGAGTCGCCTAAGTTGCATATCAACCCTAAGATAAAATCACTGGAAGATATAGAGACTTGGGTAACACTAGATGACTTTGAAGTTATTGGCTACCAAAGTCACGAAGCGATTAAGTATCCGTTTTCGGTTTAA
- a CDS encoding peroxiredoxin produces the protein MLQRLVNTITLAATLIFSASSLASLKVGDQAPDFTMQGSDGKTYSLSDYKGKQNVVLAWFPKAFTSGCTIECKSLAENGHLLKNFNAQYFMASTDDVSDNKRFAQETKADFPLLSDPKGEVAEAYDVSFMGYAKRHTFYIDKTGKIVMIDKNVRPASSAEDMAKYMKMLSFEAVSD, from the coding sequence ATGTTACAAAGACTCGTAAACACAATAACACTCGCTGCAACATTGATATTTAGCGCCTCTTCCCTGGCATCATTAAAAGTCGGTGATCAAGCGCCTGATTTCACCATGCAAGGTAGTGACGGCAAAACTTACTCATTATCAGATTACAAAGGTAAACAAAACGTGGTACTAGCTTGGTTCCCGAAAGCCTTTACATCTGGCTGTACAATTGAATGTAAATCACTAGCTGAAAATGGTCATTTATTAAAGAACTTCAACGCACAGTATTTCATGGCAAGTACCGATGATGTTTCTGATAACAAAAGATTTGCGCAAGAAACAAAAGCCGACTTCCCATTACTAAGCGATCCAAAAGGTGAAGTTGCAGAAGCGTATGATGTCAGTTTTATGGGTTACGCAAAACGTCACACTTTTTACATAGACAAAACGGGTAAAATCGTGATGATAGATAAAAATGTTCGCCCTGCTAGCTCAGCGGAAGATATGGCGAAGTATATGAAAATGCTAAGTTTTGAGGCAGTTAGTGACTAA
- the feoB gene encoding ferrous iron transporter B: MKKILLVGKPNCGKSLLFNQLTGLRQKVANYPGVTVEIKTGTMAQFEIVDFPGTYSINSLSKDEHVAVEQLTQRVKQADTDVVVCVLDATRLERSLVFALQAQQLANQSNKPIIFVLNFIDELKRFGHEIDLNALADDLGAPVYALSARSLDGISEFKEALLSEDYKRSCAFKSVTTAKYGNDTKGVVAFSRYLAKKYAIKKDVVLRNQNRVDSFLLNSLFGSVAFLTIMFLLFQSIFTWASPLMDSVEEGIGVLAQFVTGLTGNGIVSDFLNDAIFGGVGSFLVFVPQIMVLTFIIGILEDSGYLARAALICHKPLSFFGLSGRSFIPYLSGHACAIPAIMAARTIESPRKRLITMMTIPLMSCSARLPVYALLIAAFIPSDRYLLGVFNLQGVTFFGLYMFGIVTALIVSALLSRSKLTEQEQTEMPFILELPSYRLPHWKPLAHRVINSGVQFIRRAAPVIFMVAVVIWTLGYFPLNSDLQSSWLGTIGHFIEPLFSPLGLDWRYGVAILMSFLAREVFVGALGTLYGMEGADENIAGLAQNIMNDGLPLGTGIGLLIFYVVALQCVATVATLKGETGSNRLSWGLYVFYGVLAYVLAYFATVII, encoded by the coding sequence ATGAAAAAAATTTTACTGGTTGGCAAACCCAATTGTGGAAAAAGTCTGTTATTCAATCAATTAACAGGCTTGAGACAAAAGGTGGCAAATTATCCTGGTGTTACCGTAGAAATTAAAACAGGCACGATGGCGCAGTTCGAGATAGTCGATTTTCCAGGCACTTATTCCATTAATAGTCTCTCTAAAGACGAACACGTTGCTGTTGAGCAATTAACTCAAAGAGTAAAACAAGCGGATACCGATGTTGTTGTTTGTGTACTAGATGCCACTAGGCTTGAACGTAGTTTAGTATTCGCTTTGCAGGCTCAGCAGTTAGCTAATCAATCAAATAAGCCCATTATCTTTGTTTTAAATTTTATTGATGAATTAAAACGGTTTGGTCATGAAATAGATTTAAATGCGCTTGCAGATGATTTAGGCGCACCTGTATATGCGTTGTCTGCTCGTTCACTGGACGGTATTTCGGAGTTTAAAGAAGCTTTACTTTCAGAGGATTATAAAAGAAGTTGCGCTTTCAAATCAGTGACGACGGCAAAATACGGTAACGATACAAAAGGTGTGGTCGCTTTTAGCCGCTACCTAGCAAAAAAATATGCGATTAAAAAAGATGTCGTTCTTCGAAACCAGAATAGAGTCGATAGCTTTTTATTAAATAGTTTATTTGGTTCAGTTGCCTTCTTAACAATTATGTTTTTACTGTTTCAAAGTATTTTCACTTGGGCAAGTCCATTGATGGATAGTGTTGAGGAGGGGATTGGAGTACTGGCTCAATTTGTTACTGGTTTAACTGGAAATGGCATAGTTAGTGACTTTTTAAATGATGCTATTTTTGGTGGTGTAGGCTCTTTCTTGGTATTTGTTCCACAAATCATGGTTCTTACTTTTATTATTGGTATTCTAGAAGACAGTGGGTATCTAGCAAGAGCGGCGCTGATTTGTCATAAACCTTTAAGCTTTTTTGGTTTGTCAGGTCGAAGTTTTATTCCTTATTTGTCTGGTCATGCATGTGCAATCCCTGCAATTATGGCCGCACGCACGATTGAGTCACCTCGTAAACGTTTGATCACCATGATGACCATTCCCTTAATGTCATGTTCAGCTCGTTTGCCAGTGTATGCACTATTAATCGCCGCATTTATACCATCTGATCGTTATTTGCTAGGTGTATTTAACCTTCAGGGTGTTACGTTTTTTGGCTTATACATGTTTGGTATTGTTACCGCACTCATTGTTAGCGCTTTGTTAAGCCGTTCAAAACTAACAGAACAAGAACAAACGGAAATGCCATTTATTTTGGAGTTGCCGAGTTATCGATTGCCACATTGGAAACCTTTAGCGCACAGGGTTATTAATAGCGGTGTTCAATTTATTCGTCGAGCAGCCCCAGTTATTTTTATGGTTGCCGTTGTGATCTGGACGCTTGGTTATTTTCCTTTAAACTCAGATTTACAAAGCTCTTGGTTAGGGACGATTGGCCACTTTATTGAACCTTTATTCTCACCATTAGGTCTAGATTGGCGTTATGGCGTAGCGATACTGATGTCATTTTTAGCTCGAGAAGTTTTTGTAGGCGCGTTAGGCACCCTTTATGGTATGGAAGGTGCCGATGAAAACATTGCCGGGCTTGCACAAAACATAATGAATGATGGTTTACCACTTGGCACTGGAATCGGCCTGTTAATCTTTTATGTGGTTGCACTACAATGTGTCGCTACTGTTGCGACATTAAAGGGTGAGACGGGAAGTAACCGGTTATCTTGGGGCTTATATGTTTTCTATGGCGTATTAGCTTATGTACTGGCTTATTTTGCCACGGTGATTATTTAG
- a CDS encoding putative RNA methyltransferase — translation MNDQPKFSCPICSADLVKTDKTLKCASNHSFDYAKEGYVNLLPVQLKKSLNPGDDLNMVIARREFLQLGHYEFMRNKLIELVTENAPQLIVDLGCGEGYYTSEIKAQQKATSVYGIDISKSAVKYAAKRNKEVHYAVATNAHLPFSDKSVDLIVNVFAPLIGKECQRILDNNGKILAVSPGPSHLLEIKQVIYPTAELHEAPRPPEFFENSASWNVKNTITISSSEQLNNLLTMTPFGWKTSEESLQKLQALLPLTVTLDFIISQYIPNASLN, via the coding sequence ATGAATGACCAACCAAAATTTAGCTGCCCTATTTGTTCAGCAGACTTAGTCAAAACAGATAAAACGCTAAAATGCGCATCGAATCATAGTTTCGATTATGCAAAAGAAGGTTACGTCAACTTGTTGCCTGTGCAGCTTAAGAAGTCACTTAATCCAGGTGATGATTTGAATATGGTTATTGCTCGTCGCGAATTTTTGCAACTTGGCCATTATGAATTTATGCGTAACAAACTTATTGAGCTTGTTACCGAAAATGCCCCACAACTGATCGTTGACCTCGGGTGCGGGGAAGGTTATTACACCAGCGAAATTAAAGCGCAGCAAAAAGCGACTTCAGTTTATGGGATTGATATTTCTAAATCAGCCGTAAAATATGCCGCCAAACGAAATAAAGAGGTGCATTATGCAGTTGCAACAAATGCCCATTTACCCTTTTCTGACAAATCTGTAGATCTTATTGTTAACGTTTTCGCCCCTTTAATTGGAAAAGAGTGCCAGCGAATTTTAGATAACAATGGAAAGATTTTAGCGGTTTCACCGGGCCCAAGCCATTTATTGGAAATAAAACAGGTTATTTACCCAACAGCCGAGTTACATGAAGCCCCTCGCCCACCGGAGTTTTTTGAAAATAGTGCCAGTTGGAATGTTAAAAACACTATTACTATTAGTAGCTCTGAGCAACTAAATAACTTACTTACCATGACTCCGTTTGGCTGGAAAACCAGTGAGGAAAGTTTACAGAAACTACAAGCGTTATTACCGCTAACTGTTACACTGGATTTCATTATTTCACAATATATACCAAACGCTTCTCTTAACTGA
- a CDS encoding class I SAM-dependent methyltransferase: protein MPKPFHLNSENEKAEYDKHDNQLEDIGYLGFLSRVAKPVITKLSNADIAECFANNNRTTNDFYNSLAEIEGLDFGCGPGPALATELSRLGFKMSLYDIYYHDDKSNLNRQYDFVTCTEVVEHFNEPATGITLLYNLVKPGGMLAIMTKLVISQQRFKHWHYKNDPTHISFFSEDTFSYIAQHYNLELEFKDQDVILLKKPA, encoded by the coding sequence GTGCCGAAACCCTTTCACTTAAATTCTGAAAATGAAAAAGCAGAATATGATAAGCACGATAACCAACTTGAAGACATAGGCTATTTAGGCTTTTTGAGTCGGGTTGCGAAACCTGTAATTACGAAACTTAGCAACGCTGATATCGCCGAATGTTTTGCTAATAATAATCGAACGACTAATGATTTTTATAATAGCCTCGCTGAGATTGAAGGCTTAGATTTTGGCTGTGGACCGGGACCAGCTCTGGCTACGGAGCTATCAAGACTTGGTTTTAAAATGTCCCTTTATGATATTTATTACCACGACGACAAATCTAATTTAAATCGACAATATGATTTTGTTACTTGTACTGAAGTCGTTGAACACTTTAATGAGCCAGCAACCGGCATTACACTGCTTTATAATCTAGTTAAACCCGGCGGTATGCTGGCAATAATGACAAAGCTAGTAATAAGTCAGCAACGCTTTAAGCATTGGCATTATAAAAATGATCCGACACACATCAGCTTTTTTAGCGAAGATACCTTTTCTTACATCGCGCAACATTACAATTTAGAACTTGAGTTCAAAGATCAAGACGTCATATTATTAAAAAAGCCCGCATAA
- a CDS encoding TonB-dependent receptor, producing MLNNASILGFNKNKIYLATLLGILSAPAFANETVNDPTESAPAENKGLEVIQVSAQKRVESIQDVPITISAFGEADIEKMGIQNANDLGLITPGLETNNATATQTTFNIRGITTNDMGIGLDAAVAVYIDGVYVGRRGTSNLNFNDVERVEVLKGPQGTLFGRNAAAGAIHIITKAPTDDDEGAIRFTIGSHNKRKVEVSANTQIDEEWSFRGSFNSNHRGGYLDIKDSHEQYGNQRDWSARAALLWNAAADLDVIFRADWNDTNQQARPAITLNTGFGNGDPFAPIEFDFEGKETREAGGISAEVNYYKDGLTFTSITAYRQFTRYNAMEDDGSAFERAYFESLLDEDQSQFSQEFRVSSEQGDFKWTAGTTFFYEDIDQDVVANFNTLSFDSLAAVQLGLDPRMVPNMPVGQGVAGAYMTLGPAQAQQAIALEIQRRMMSGMSFDDAQSSVGMELVGANINKLFGQHEERFYHAATTASIAAYFDGTYAVTEKMDVTLGLRYTYDDKNFKLFSEPQNSYIVPYQGADGNVVGEVPLAVAFQPEDAQQEESWDKWTPRFVVDYKWTDTFMTFISYAEGFKSGGFNGVGIAPPVKEETVVNTEVGIKSSWLDNRIRFNISAYDYQYKNLQQLELFGAPIPTYNLRNVDAEGEGFDIETIVQITPDLILTANYGKTIAEYTKWDFFEGETLSDSRVGEPISGMPENQGNLRLDYYFEGLNGQFNAHVSYAFTGDRTQGVEGPTLAIMPFEPGTVTGLNADNHIEGYSLVNARVSWQSDNHPIYAALFISNALDEKYLLQTGGQAMALGSPIATPGLPRMFGIEFGMEF from the coding sequence ATGCTAAATAATGCATCGATACTTGGCTTTAACAAAAATAAAATCTATCTAGCAACACTACTGGGTATATTGTCAGCCCCAGCATTTGCGAACGAGACGGTTAACGACCCAACTGAATCAGCTCCTGCTGAAAATAAAGGTCTTGAAGTTATTCAAGTGAGTGCGCAAAAGCGTGTTGAGAGTATTCAAGATGTACCAATAACGATTTCTGCATTTGGCGAAGCTGATATAGAAAAGATGGGCATTCAAAATGCCAATGATCTCGGCTTAATAACACCTGGTTTGGAAACAAATAACGCAACAGCGACGCAAACAACATTTAACATCCGCGGTATCACCACAAATGATATGGGTATTGGTTTAGATGCCGCGGTTGCTGTATATATCGATGGTGTATATGTTGGTCGTCGAGGCACATCCAATTTAAACTTTAACGATGTAGAGCGAGTAGAGGTTTTAAAAGGGCCACAAGGTACCTTGTTTGGACGAAACGCAGCTGCAGGGGCTATTCATATCATCACTAAAGCTCCGACTGATGATGATGAAGGTGCCATCCGCTTTACTATTGGCAGCCACAACAAACGCAAAGTTGAGGTGTCGGCGAATACCCAAATAGATGAAGAGTGGTCTTTTCGAGGTAGTTTTAATTCCAACCATCGTGGTGGATATTTAGATATTAAAGATAGTCATGAACAATATGGTAATCAGCGTGACTGGTCAGCAAGAGCTGCCTTATTGTGGAATGCGGCAGCTGATCTTGACGTTATTTTTAGAGCCGACTGGAACGACACAAATCAGCAAGCTCGTCCCGCAATTACGTTAAATACAGGGTTTGGTAATGGTGACCCATTTGCGCCTATTGAATTTGATTTTGAAGGAAAAGAAACGCGCGAAGCAGGCGGCATCTCGGCCGAAGTAAATTATTATAAAGATGGCTTAACTTTTACTTCTATAACGGCTTATCGTCAGTTCACACGTTATAACGCGATGGAAGATGATGGTTCGGCCTTTGAACGTGCCTATTTTGAAAGTTTGTTGGACGAAGATCAAAGTCAGTTTAGTCAAGAGTTTAGAGTGTCGAGTGAGCAAGGTGACTTTAAGTGGACTGCAGGTACTACCTTCTTTTATGAAGATATCGACCAAGACGTCGTTGCTAACTTTAATACACTGAGTTTTGATTCATTAGCAGCTGTGCAATTAGGTTTGGATCCTCGTATGGTGCCGAATATGCCAGTTGGACAAGGTGTTGCAGGTGCATACATGACCCTAGGCCCTGCACAAGCCCAACAAGCTATTGCGCTTGAAATACAACGCCGCATGATGTCGGGGATGAGCTTTGACGATGCCCAGTCTTCAGTAGGAATGGAGTTAGTTGGTGCTAACATCAATAAGTTGTTTGGCCAACATGAAGAGCGTTTTTATCACGCGGCTACCACAGCAAGTATTGCAGCTTACTTTGATGGTACATATGCAGTGACCGAAAAAATGGATGTCACACTAGGCTTGCGTTACACCTATGACGATAAGAATTTTAAACTGTTTTCGGAGCCTCAAAATAGCTATATTGTTCCTTATCAAGGTGCAGATGGTAATGTTGTTGGTGAAGTGCCATTGGCGGTTGCGTTCCAGCCGGAAGATGCTCAACAAGAAGAAAGTTGGGATAAATGGACACCAAGATTTGTAGTTGATTACAAATGGACAGATACGTTCATGACATTTATTTCATATGCAGAAGGATTTAAGTCGGGTGGGTTTAATGGCGTAGGTATTGCGCCTCCAGTAAAGGAAGAAACCGTCGTTAATACGGAAGTCGGAATTAAGTCATCGTGGTTAGATAATCGTATACGTTTTAATATTTCGGCTTACGACTATCAGTATAAAAATTTACAACAACTTGAATTGTTTGGTGCGCCAATTCCAACTTACAACCTACGAAACGTTGATGCGGAAGGCGAGGGTTTTGATATAGAAACCATAGTACAAATTACTCCGGATCTAATCTTGACGGCTAATTACGGTAAAACAATTGCCGAATATACTAAGTGGGACTTTTTTGAGGGTGAAACACTCAGTGATAGTCGTGTAGGAGAGCCTATTTCTGGGATGCCGGAAAATCAAGGTAACCTTCGTTTAGACTATTATTTTGAAGGACTTAATGGACAGTTTAATGCCCATGTCAGCTATGCCTTCACAGGCGATAGAACCCAAGGCGTAGAAGGCCCAACTCTAGCGATAATGCCATTTGAACCAGGCACTGTGACTGGTCTGAATGCAGACAATCACATTGAAGGATACTCTTTAGTAAATGCCCGTGTTAGCTGGCAAAGCGATAATCATCCAATTTATGCAGCTTTGTTTATCAGTAACGCACTGGATGAAAAATATTTACTCCAAACCGGTGGGCAGGCAATGGCGCTGGGCTCTCCAATCGCAACGCCTGGTTTGCCGAGAATGTTTGGTATTGAGTTCGGGATGGAATTTTAG
- a CDS encoding FeoA family protein, which yields MTLWDLAKYKEARISHLCDQMSGPISNRLIEMGFETNQFVKCLRRTPLSGPVVIELGDSVYSLEQSIAEQVFIEGIEN from the coding sequence ATGACGTTGTGGGACCTAGCCAAGTACAAAGAAGCTCGAATTTCTCACCTTTGTGATCAAATGTCAGGACCTATTAGTAATCGTTTAATAGAAATGGGTTTTGAAACAAATCAATTCGTAAAGTGCCTACGCCGAACACCATTGTCGGGCCCAGTTGTTATAGAGTTGGGTGATTCTGTCTACTCATTAGAGCAATCTATTGCTGAACAAGTTTTTATAGAAGGCATTGAAAATTAA
- a CDS encoding sterol desaturase family protein, which produces MNFVALAIPFFLLLIVIELLVDKWRQSNYFSLNDSINSLHLGVLSQLTGLAKKALQFSVYAWIFPYISLFELNSQSIWVWIAGFIVYDFCYYLYHRCSHEINGLWASHVVHHQSEEYNLTTALRQTSGGIVNFVFYIPLAILGFEPIVFIAVGSLNLVYQFWVHTRHIDKMPAWFEFVFVTPSNHRVHHGQNPVYLDKNHGGVFILWDRMLGTYQEELSYEPVIFGVTKPLASWNPIWANVEVYWGLLLDSFRTKKWPDKLRVWYKKTGWRPADVATKYPDPVFDPYQQVKFDVKSSKGQAWYVIIQHIFTLALSLVVLYQAPNVAAEFNVITLLVIGFGLLTLGYYQQNTKWSTSLEVLKVGAWCLFILLSPYQYIWPVELAISFAIISLSSLLIIQYYKNNKAHVEHIASGNKYAK; this is translated from the coding sequence ATGAACTTTGTAGCACTAGCTATTCCATTTTTTTTGTTATTAATTGTTATAGAGTTGTTGGTAGATAAGTGGCGACAATCAAACTACTTTTCACTTAATGACTCTATAAACTCCCTGCATTTGGGAGTTTTGAGTCAGCTTACAGGTCTTGCTAAAAAGGCGCTTCAGTTTTCGGTTTATGCCTGGATATTCCCATACATTTCATTATTCGAATTAAACAGCCAGTCTATCTGGGTGTGGATTGCAGGGTTTATTGTTTATGACTTTTGTTATTACCTTTATCACCGTTGCTCGCATGAAATAAATGGGCTGTGGGCTTCTCATGTTGTTCACCATCAAAGCGAAGAGTACAACCTAACCACAGCACTAAGGCAAACCAGTGGTGGCATTGTAAATTTTGTTTTTTATATACCTTTAGCAATTTTAGGCTTTGAGCCCATTGTATTTATTGCTGTTGGCTCGCTGAATTTGGTTTATCAATTTTGGGTCCATACGCGACACATAGATAAAATGCCGGCTTGGTTTGAATTTGTATTTGTAACACCAAGTAATCACCGTGTGCATCATGGTCAAAATCCGGTTTACTTAGATAAAAACCATGGTGGCGTATTTATATTATGGGATAGGATGCTTGGTACTTATCAGGAAGAATTGTCATACGAGCCGGTAATTTTTGGAGTGACAAAACCTTTGGCTAGTTGGAATCCAATTTGGGCTAACGTTGAAGTTTATTGGGGATTGTTACTCGACTCTTTTCGTACTAAAAAATGGCCTGATAAATTGCGTGTCTGGTATAAAAAAACCGGCTGGCGTCCGGCTGATGTAGCAACTAAATACCCTGATCCAGTTTTTGATCCATACCAGCAAGTTAAATTTGATGTTAAGAGCTCAAAAGGTCAAGCTTGGTACGTGATAATACAACACATTTTTACATTAGCACTTTCACTTGTTGTGTTGTATCAGGCACCAAATGTTGCAGCTGAATTTAATGTCATTACGTTACTTGTGATTGGCTTTGGTTTGCTCACTCTTGGTTATTATCAACAAAATACCAAGTGGTCGACATCATTAGAGGTTTTAAAAGTAGGAGCATGGTGTTTATTCATCTTGCTATCACCTTATCAATATATATGGCCCGTCGAGTTGGCGATTTCTTTCGCAATAATCAGCTTGTCTAGCTTGTTAATTATCCAATATTATAAAAATAACAAAGCGCATGTAGAACACATAGCGTCAGGGAATAAATATGCTAAATAA